The Aneurinibacillus uraniidurans genome segment TTCGCCGTTATCTCGAATACTTGGAGTCAGTTGAGCAAGCCAAATCCATGATGAATTATGGCACAGTTGGTCGTCCGATGAAAATGTATCACTGGCTTACATGAACAAAAAGAACAAAACGTTTAATAAATACAAAAACTTCTCCTCTCTGTGTGCAAACGTTATCATGAATCTATCAGAAAACGACAGACAATGATGAATATTTGCAAAGGAGAGGATACTGAATGAGACTTATAAAAAACTTGACGTTTCAAGTTCTCATAGCGATTGTGCTTGGTGTTATCGTAGGGCAAGTATGGCCCAAGTTTGGACAAGATATGAAAGTGGTTGGGGAGACATTTATCAACCTGATCAAGATGGTAATCGCTCCAATTATCTTCCTGACCATTGTCATTGGTATTTCGAGCATGGGTGACATGAAAAAAGTTGGCCGTGTTGGGGGTAAAGCACTTTTATACTTTGAAGTTGTAACAACGTTTGCACTTTTCATTGGTATTATCGTAGCAAATCTAGTAAAACCAGGTGCCGGTCTTGATCCGGAAAAACTGAAAAAAGGCGACATCACGAAATATGTAGACAGTGCAAAAGATATGGATTGGGTGCAATTCTTCACCCACATCATTCCGTCGAATGTATTTGACGCATTCGCGAAAGGCGACATTCTGCAAATTCTTTTCTTCTCCGTGCTGTTCGGCCTTGGCCTGACGATGCTTGGGAATACAGGAAAACCGGTAATTGACTTCTTTGATAAGCTGTCCAAAATTTTCTTCAACATACTTGGTATGGTTATGAAGCTTGCTCCGATCGGTGCTTTTGGGGGGATGGCGTACACAATCGGTAAATTCGGGATTGCGACATTGAAACCGCTCAGCATGCTGATGGTGAGTGTATATGGAACGATGTTTCTGTTCGTGTTCGTTGTCCTTAACATAATCGCCAAACTGTATGGCTTTAGTCTGTGGAAATACTTGAGCTTCATAAAAGAAGAACTACTCCTTGTTCTCGGTACATCGTCTTCCGAGTCTGCACTGCCGGGCATGATGAACAAGATGGAGCGTTTTGGCTGTTCGAAGCCGGTAGTAGGTTTGGTCATCCCGACTGGGTATTCGTTTAACCTTGACGGTACGACGATTTATCTGTCTATGGCGACAATCTTTTTAGCACAGGTCTTCCATGTTGACCTGAGCATTGCTCAGCAATTGACCATTATTGCGATCTTGATGCTTACCTCTAAAGGTGCAGCAGCTGTAACAGGCGGTGGATTCATCGTCCTTGCTTCTACACTGACAGCGATGCAGGTCATTCCAATTGAAGGTCTTGCCCTTTTGCTTGGTGTAGACCGCTTCATGTCTGAAGCGCGTGCAATCGTTAATCTGATCGGGAACGGTGTAGCGACAATTGTTGTGGCGAAGAGTGAGAA includes the following:
- a CDS encoding dicarboxylate/amino acid:cation symporter, with product MRLIKNLTFQVLIAIVLGVIVGQVWPKFGQDMKVVGETFINLIKMVIAPIIFLTIVIGISSMGDMKKVGRVGGKALLYFEVVTTFALFIGIIVANLVKPGAGLDPEKLKKGDITKYVDSAKDMDWVQFFTHIIPSNVFDAFAKGDILQILFFSVLFGLGLTMLGNTGKPVIDFFDKLSKIFFNILGMVMKLAPIGAFGGMAYTIGKFGIATLKPLSMLMVSVYGTMFLFVFVVLNIIAKLYGFSLWKYLSFIKEELLLVLGTSSSESALPGMMNKMERFGCSKPVVGLVIPTGYSFNLDGTTIYLSMATIFLAQVFHVDLSIAQQLTIIAILMLTSKGAAAVTGGGFIVLASTLTAMQVIPIEGLALLLGVDRFMSEARAIVNLIGNGVATIVVAKSEKEFDESKHQEVLVEMAQPKLSA